The Natrinema caseinilyticum genomic sequence ACGGTCCAGTCGGGCCGTCCGATCGACGTTCTGGAACAGCTGCGGCAACGCGACGTTCTCGAGTGCGTTCAGCCGCGGCATGAGGTTGAACGTCTGGAAGACGAACCCGACCTCCGTCCCTCGGAGGGTGGTGCGCTCGCGGTCGCCGAGTGCGCCGACGTCGCGGCCGCCGACGACCACCGTCCCCTCGGTCGGCGTGTCGAGACAGCCCACGAGATTCATGAGCGTCGACTTACCGGAGCCGCTCGGCCCCATGATCGCGGTGTACGACCCCTGTGGAACCTCGAGACTGACGCCATCGAGCGCGTGGACGGGTTTGCCGACGCGGTACGTTTTCCGCACGTTCGAGAGAGAAACAGCCGTTCCAGAAGTCGCCATGCGGGTTCGTCCACGGACTGTTCAAAAAAAGTTCCGCGCGGTCTGTGGCCCGTTCCGTTCGGTTCTGTCCGGTGACGGTTCGGACAGGTCGCACGCGGTTCGTTCACGTCGCTCTCGGATCGAGACCGGTGACCTCGATTCGCTCGCGCCGGTCTCGACGTTCGCCACAAAGATGCAACGTTTTTGCCGTCGCCGCTCACTTGCAAAACCATGAAGACGGAGGGCGGCCCGGAGGCTGCAAAGCGCCGCGCCGGCGAACGAGCGATCGAGACCATCGAGGACGGGTTCGTCGTCGGCCTCGGCACCGGCTCGACGACCGCCCACGCGATTCGGGCGATCGGCCGGGCCGTCGACGACGGCCTCGAGATTCGCGGGATTCCCACCTCGTTTCAGTCCCGTCAATTGGCCCTCGAGGTCGGGATACCGCTGACGGACCTCGATGCGGTCGACGTCGTCGACCTCGCGATCGACGGCGCGGATCAGGTGCTCGACGATCCGGACGCCGCGACTCACGGTGCGCTGATCAAGGGTGGCGGTGCGGCCCACGCCCGCGAGAAACTCGTCGATACGGCGGCCGACCGGTTCGTCGTCGTCGCCGACCCTTCGAAGCTGACCGACCGACTTGAGCGCCCGGTTCCGGTCGAAGTCCTCCCGGACGCCCACGCCGTGGTGGCGGAGCGCGTCCGCACGTTCGGCGGCGAACCGACGCTCCGGGACGCCGAGCGAAAGGACGGGCCGGTCGTAACCGACAACGGAAACCTCGTTCTCGATTGTGGATTCGGCGCGATCGACGATCCCGATGCGCTGGCGACGCGACTCTCGAGGCTCCCTGGGGTCGTCGAACACGGATTGTTCGTCGGGCAGGCGGACGCGACCTACGTCGGCTCCGACGGCGGCGTCGAGGTCCGTCGGTACTGAAGGGGGAGTGCTCGCCGGTCGCCTCGATTGTGGATCGTCGATCGACGATTCGTGTCGGTCCGATCACCGCTCGTGGCGCGATTCGGACCGGCGGGACGCGTTCCATCGTTCGATGACGTCGTCACCGCGAACGCAGCCGAATCCGGCGCTTCGTAGCCGTGGCACCCTCGTCGGCTTCGTCCACCTCGTTGCTGACAGCGTCGCGACGGGGTTCCAGGAGAGGAGGGTCACGGTCAGGTAGAGGACGCCCAGGAGGCGCGCTGCCGGCACCGCCCACGGCTTGAACTCCAGGTCGTCCCTGTTGGCGTAGCCGACGTTCTGGCAGAGCGCGATAACGGACCGCGGGATTAAAACGAGGACGAGGCCTGCGACCCCGAGGACCTCGCCGACGAGTGACATCCCCTTCCGATCACGGGCGAGCAGCCAGACGAACGCCAGCCCCTCGAGGCGAGCGCCCGCGAGCGCGATCGGTCGTCGCTGGCAGCGCTCGGGATTTCGCAGGCCGATTCGCTCGCACAGTCCGATGACTGGTTCCGGCTTGACGATTTCGACGAGGCCGAAGGCGACCAGAAGATTGCGCAGCATGTCTTCGACCTACGTCGCCGGCGGCAAAAAACTCAATCTAGGCCCGGCGTGACAATCGAGCGTCTCGGACGAATTCCGCCAACGGTGAAGCCTCTCCAGGTTGCTGACAACCAACTCGGCTCGACGCGTCGCTCGTCGACTATCGGGCGAAAAATATCGAGTGGCGTTCCTTACAGGTCGCGAGGCTGGACCGTCTTTCGGTCGTTGGCCTCGGCACGTCGGGCGGCGTCGTCGAGCAGTTCGGAAACTTCCTCGTCGAGTGCGTCGTAGAAATCCGAGGCAACGTTTTTGTCATCGAGCGCTTCCTTGACGGCGGCTTTGACGATAAGGTCTGCCATACGATGTATTCGTTCCCCGTTACCCCATATAAATGTATTGGTTAGCAGCGGAAATACGGGGGTTGCAGCGGTTCATTCGGCTGTTTCGAACACCGACTTCACCGGAAAGTATATGTTTGATGAGTGGGCGACACCGATTTCGGACCCGGCCAATGGCAAAATCTGGCTCGCGCGCGCTTCTCCGGGGTTCGCGCGCACCTTCAGTGATCCAGTCGATCGTCGTTCGCCCCGTCGGGTCGACGGATTCGAGTGTCTCGGCCGCCCAGGTCGAACATGCGCGAACTCCTCGAGGCCGTCGCCGACGGTTCGCTATCGCCGGCACAGGCCGAAGCCGAACTCAACGGATACGTAACCGGTGATGCGGGCCGATTCGATGCGGCCCGTGAGCAACGCCGCGGGGTTCCGGAGGCGATTCTAGCCGAGGGCAAGTCGATCGAACAGGTTATCGAACTCGCCGAGACTGCGCTCGAGACGACCGACCGCGCCTTGCTCACCCGGATATCACCTGCGCAGTTCGAGGCACTCGAGGCGTCCATCGACGAGACGGTCCCCGGTGCGACGATCGATCGGCGAGAAACGACGGTTCGGGTAACGATGCCCGATTACGAACCGCCGACGGTCGATGCGACGGTCGGGATCGCCACCGGGGGAACGGTCGACGGTCCGGTCGCCGCCGAAGTCGAAGCAGTCTGTCTGGATGCTGGGGTGACTGTCGACCGGGTCGACGACATCGGAGTCGCTGCACTTTCCCGGACGATCGACCAGATCGACCGCCTTCGCGACGCGGACGTGTTGATCGTCGCCGCCGGCCGGGAGGGTGCGCTACCGACGGTCGTCGCCGGCCTCGTCGATACGCCGGTGATCGGCGTTCCGATCTCGAGCGGCTACGGGTACGGTGGCGACGGTCACGGCGCACTCGCCGGCATGCTCCAGTCCTGTACCGTTCTTTCGGTCGTCAACATCGATGCGGGGTTCGTCGCCGGCGCCCAGGCGGTCCTGATCGCCCGGGCGATCGACGCCGCTCGTGGCTAGCTGTCGTGCTTGTTTTCAGAAAAATACTTTCCACAATCGAAAACCCAAACAGCGTATGGAGAAAGTTACTTATCCAGCCGCCCAATAGATCGATATACCGGCTTCGGCCGGTGTGACCAATGCCCAAGTGTGATCACTGCGGCGCGCACGTCTCCGAACGGTTCGCACGCGTCTTCGCCAACGAGTACGGTGAAATCCACGCGTGTATCAGTTGCTCAGCCAACGCTGGAATCGCGGAAGCCGCGAAAGAGCGCGCTCGCGGCACCTGACGCACCACAACCGACAACCACGTGCCCCCGACGGACGAGACGCTTTTTACGCATCCGTCCCCGTTTGCAGGCGATGGCCGACCACATCGTCTACGTCCTCGAATGCGCCGACGGGTCGCTTTACACCGGCTACACGACCGACCTCGAGCGACGCGTGGCCGAACACGACGCCGGCGACGGTGCGAAGTACACCCGCGGTCGAACGCCGGTGGAACTCCGATACCACGAGCGATTCCACTCGAAGTCGGCCGCGATGTCGCGCGAATACGAAATCAAACAACTGAGCCGATCCCAGAAGGAGCGGCTCGTCGGCATGGAGTGAGTGCGACCGAAACGCCACGCTCTCGGAGTGCCGGTCGCCGTGAGCGGGCCCGATTCGCAGGTAACGACCGGATTCGTACGTTCTGGCCCCGCTTCGTCTTCGCGTTCCCCGCTGTCCCGTGGCGAGTTCTATTATCTTCCGACCGTGTCCGAAAAATAGATGTCCGCTGGGAGTGACGGTAGCAACGAGATGCAACTCGACGTCGTCGACGATCTCAAACAACCCGAGTACACCGGTGAGAATCGGTGTGAACCCTGTACCGTGTTGAACCTCCTTATCGTGGCGGTGATCGGTTCAGTCGTCGCGCGGAAGTCTCGACTCGGCGGCGCGGTCGCCGTTGGAGTCTCGATCGCGTTGATCTATCTCCGCGGCTATCTCGTCCCCGGAACGCCGACACTGACCAAGCGCTACCTTCCGCCTGAAGTCTTGCGCTGGTTCGGCAAGGAACCCGATCCTGCGGTGGCGAGCGGGCTCGGTTTCGACGATTCGACGGCAGCGCCCGACGCCGTCGAACTGAGTCACGACCGTCTCGAGCCCGATCCGGACCCTCCCAGCGACGTGTCGACGGTCGACGACGTCGAGACCGCCGCTCCCGACGAGAAGAGCGATGGCGGGGCGAGTGCCGGCCGCGACGACACCGCGATCGTCGACCTCGAGTCGTTCTTCGTGGATCACGAGGTCCTCGAGCCGTGTTCCGACAGGGACGACCTCTGTCTCACCGACGATTTCGAGGGCGCCTGGCTCGACGAAATCGACCCGCTCGACGAATCTGGCGTCGACGTCACGGCGGCCGTCGACGCGTTCGGGTTCGACGCGGATCCCGACGACTTCGACCTCGAGACGCGCGACGAGGCCCGCGTCCTGCTTTCCGGTGCACGAGTGGCCGGCCGCTGGCCGTCTCGGGCTGCGTTGATCGCAGACATCGCCTCAAGCCGGGTACTCGAGTCGTGGATCGACGACTGGAGCGCGTACGAACCCGAGACGAAAGGCGACGTCCTCAACAGTCTCCGGATGTTCCTCGAAATCTGCCCGTCCGGCGGCGACGTACAGATGGGCGAGGAAGTCGTCGAATCCTGCTGTACGTCCCACGAGGTCGTCGCGGTCACCTGTGAAGAGACCGGCGAACGACTCTTCGAACAGCGCCTCGTCGACGGCGATGTCTGATCGAGTCGTCGATTGCGGCTGACGACGATCCGGTCGGAGCGGGCGTTCGGGGTTCGTTCGGGGCGGCTCCGGGATCGTTTCGGCACGGGCTCGCTCGAGGGGCCCATCGCTTTTTTCGCATCGGCTAGCAACCACAGGAGCATGGAGACGATCAGTTTCGGCACCGACGGCTGGCGGGCGACGCTCGAGGAATTTACGACCCCACGGGTTCGGATGGTGGGGCAAGCGGTCGCGACGTATCTCGCGGACGAGGACGCCGCCGGGCCGGTCGCGATCGGGTACGACGCCCGCGAAACGTCGCGGGGGTTCGCCGAGGAGTTAACGCGCGTGTTGTGCGCGAACGGCGTCGACGTGTTGCTTTCGGATCGGGATCGGCCAACGCCGCTGATCGCCCACGCCATCGTCGATCGCGACCTCGCCGGCGGACTGGTGATCACCGCCTCACACAACCCGCCCGAGTACAACGGCGTCAAATTCATTCCCCACGACGGTGCACCGGCGCTTCCCGCCGTCACCGACGCCATCGCCGAGCGCCTCGCCGAACCTCGGCCACATCCCGAAGACGAGCACGGGACCGCCCGGGAGGTCGACTTCGCCGGATCACACGCCGACGCCACCCTCGAACTCGTCGCGGAGATCACCGGCAGCGCCGACCTCTCGGGGCTGACCGTCGCCTACGACGCCATGCACGGCAGCGGTCGCGGGACCACCGACGCCGTCCTCGAGCACGCCGGTGCCGCCGTGGAGTGCCTGCGCTGTGACCGCGACCCGGAGTTCGGCGGCGGCTCCCCCGAACCGGCGGCCGAGAACCTCGAGGAACTGATCGCGACGGTCGCGGACGACGACGTCGACCTCGGAATCGCGAACGACGGCGACGCCGACCGTATCGCGATCGTCACGCCCGACCGCGGCTACCTCGACGAGAACCTGTTCTTCGCGGCGCTGTACGACTACCTGCTCGAGGGCGACTCGGGCGCGGCCGTCCGATCCGTCTCGACCACGTACCTGATCGACCGGGTCGCCGAGGCCCACGACGAGACCGTCCACGAGGTGCCGGTCGGGTTCAAGTGGGTCGCCGAGGCGATGGCCGAGCGCGACGCGCTGATCGGCGGCGAGGAATCGGGCGGCTTCACCGTCCGGGGCCACGTTCGCGAGAAGGACGGGGTTCTGATGGCGCTGCTCGCGGGCGCGATGCACGCCGCGGAACCGCTGGACGAGCGCGTCGACCGACTGCTCGAGGCACACGGTACCGTCGTCCAGGACAAGATCAGCGTGGACTGCCCCGACGACGAGAAATCGCGGGTGCTGTCGGCCCTCGAGGACGAGATTCCCGAG encodes the following:
- a CDS encoding ABC transporter ATP-binding protein, whose product is MATSGTAVSLSNVRKTYRVGKPVHALDGVSLEVPQGSYTAIMGPSGSGKSTLMNLVGCLDTPTEGTVVVGGRDVGALGDRERTTLRGTEVGFVFQTFNLMPRLNALENVALPQLFQNVDRTARLDRARDLLERVGLTDRADHLPNELSGGQRQRVALARALVNDPAIVLADEPSGNLDTDTESEILDLFDEFHDAGTTMLVVTHERHVAERADRIVHLLDGKIEWIEELDGGGTNGASRPDSAAGEAGADTE
- the rpiA gene encoding ribose-5-phosphate isomerase RpiA, with translation MKTEGGPEAAKRRAGERAIETIEDGFVVGLGTGSTTAHAIRAIGRAVDDGLEIRGIPTSFQSRQLALEVGIPLTDLDAVDVVDLAIDGADQVLDDPDAATHGALIKGGGAAHAREKLVDTAADRFVVVADPSKLTDRLERPVPVEVLPDAHAVVAERVRTFGGEPTLRDAERKDGPVVTDNGNLVLDCGFGAIDDPDALATRLSRLPGVVEHGLFVGQADATYVGSDGGVEVRRY
- a CDS encoding DUF1931 family protein, which gives rise to MADLIVKAAVKEALDDKNVASDFYDALDEEVSELLDDAARRAEANDRKTVQPRDL
- the larB gene encoding nickel pincer cofactor biosynthesis protein LarB is translated as MRELLEAVADGSLSPAQAEAELNGYVTGDAGRFDAAREQRRGVPEAILAEGKSIEQVIELAETALETTDRALLTRISPAQFEALEASIDETVPGATIDRRETTVRVTMPDYEPPTVDATVGIATGGTVDGPVAAEVEAVCLDAGVTVDRVDDIGVAALSRTIDQIDRLRDADVLIVAAGREGALPTVVAGLVDTPVIGVPISSGYGYGGDGHGALAGMLQSCTVLSVVNIDAGFVAGAQAVLIARAIDAARG
- a CDS encoding DUF7563 family protein gives rise to the protein MPKCDHCGAHVSERFARVFANEYGEIHACISCSANAGIAEAAKERARGT
- a CDS encoding GIY-YIG nuclease family protein, which encodes MADHIVYVLECADGSLYTGYTTDLERRVAEHDAGDGAKYTRGRTPVELRYHERFHSKSAAMSREYEIKQLSRSQKERLVGME
- a CDS encoding phosphoglucomutase/phosphomannomutase family protein translates to METISFGTDGWRATLEEFTTPRVRMVGQAVATYLADEDAAGPVAIGYDARETSRGFAEELTRVLCANGVDVLLSDRDRPTPLIAHAIVDRDLAGGLVITASHNPPEYNGVKFIPHDGAPALPAVTDAIAERLAEPRPHPEDEHGTAREVDFAGSHADATLELVAEITGSADLSGLTVAYDAMHGSGRGTTDAVLEHAGAAVECLRCDRDPEFGGGSPEPAAENLEELIATVADDDVDLGIANDGDADRIAIVTPDRGYLDENLFFAALYDYLLEGDSGAAVRSVSTTYLIDRVAEAHDETVHEVPVGFKWVAEAMAERDALIGGEESGGFTVRGHVREKDGVLMALLAGAMHAAEPLDERVDRLLEAHGTVVQDKISVDCPDDEKSRVLSALEDEIPETVAGTTVEDVNTADGFKLLLADGSWLLVRPSGTEPVLRVYAEAEDEDRVRELLEAGRQLLESLV